The genomic DNA CTGCGCGGGGTGCTCTCGCCCTTCGCCCATGCCTCCTTCACGGCCCTGTGCGGGCTGGGACTGGGCATCGCCGCCGAACGCCGGTCGCTGATGCTCTACTTCGGGCTCGGCGTCGGCGGGCTCTCCCTCGGCATGATCCTGCACGCCCTGTGGAACGGCTCGAGCTTCTTCCTCCCCGTCGACCCCGCGAACCCGCTGGGCGGCTTCCTGCGCTACTACCTCACCGTCCAGGTGCCGATCTTCCTGATCCTGGTGGCGATCGTGCTGTTCCTGCGATGGCGCGAACGTCGGATCCTGCGACGTCAGCTGGCCGAGTACGGTCGTGCCGGCTGGTTCGCGCCCGCCGAGGTCGACATGCTGGTCAAGCTGGGTGCGCGCCGCAAGGCGGAGAAGTGGGCGAGCCGTCACGGCGCCGTCGCCCGGATGGGCATGCGCGACCTGATCCGTGCGACCGTCGAGCTGGGCATGGAGCGCCACAGCGTGCTGCACGGAAAGCCCTCGGAGCGGACCCGTCGGCGTGAGCGCGAGCTGCTCGAGCGGATCACCACCGATCGGCGGCTGATCGGAGCGCTGACTGCTCCCGTCGTCCGCCGCTGAGGACTCAGGGTCCGGTCGACCTCCTCCTGCCCCTACAATGGGGCGGCACTGCGCCGGGATCGGCGCGGCGGTCGGGAGGAGAGAGATGTCAGGGCATTCCAAGTGGGCGACCACCAAGCACAAGAAGGCCGTCATCGATGCCAAGCGCGGCAAGCTGTTCGCCAAGCTGGTCAAGAACATCGAGGTGGCAGCACGCATGGGCGGCCCTGACCCAGCGGGCAATCCCACCCTCTACGACGCCATCCAGAAGGCGAAGAAGACCTCCGTCCCCAATGACAACATCGACCGCGCCGTCAAGCGCGGCGGCGGTCTCGACGGCGGCGGGGTCGAGTACGAGACCCTGATGTACGAGGGCTACGCCCCCGGCGGCGTCGCGGTGCTCGTCGAGTGCCTCACCGACAACAAGAACCGTGCGGTCTCCGAGGTGCGGCTGGCCTTCAACCGGGGCGGTGGCAACATGGCCGACTCCGGCTCCGTGTCCTACCTGTTCGAGCGCAAGGGTGTGGTGACGGTTCCCAAGGACGACCTCACCGAGGACACCCTGCTAGAGGTCGTCCTGGAGGCCGGCGCCGAGGAGATCACCGACGAGGGCGAGTCCTTCGAGATCCTCTCCGAGGCCACCGACGTGGTCGCCGTGCGCACCGCGCTGCAGGAGGCCGGCATCGACTACGACAGCGCCGAGGCGCAGTTCGTCCCCACCATGCGCACCCCCGTCGACCTCGACGGGGCCCGGAAGGCGCTGAGGCTGATCGACACGCTCGAGGACAGCGACGACGTGCAGAACGTCTTCTCCAACCTCGACATCCCCGAGGACGTCGCCGCCCAGCTCGACGAGGCCGGATGACCCTGCGGGTGCTCGGGGTCGACCCCGGACTGACCCGGTGCGGGATCGGCGTGATCGATTCCGCCGGCGGCCGACGGGCCACGCTCGTGAGTGCCGGAGTGATCCGCTCGGAGTCCGAGGACCCCATCGACCGCAGACTGCTCATCCTCGCCCGCGGACTGCGGGCGGCGATGGAGGAGCACGGCCCGGACGTGGTCGCCGTCGAGCGCGTCTTCAGCCAGAACAACATCTCGACGGTGATGGGCACCGCGCAGGTCTCCGGCATCGCGATCGTGGAGGCCGCAGAGCGCGGCATCCCTATCGCGATGCACACCCCCTCCGAGGTGAAGGCCGCGGTCACGGGCAGCGGCCGGGCCGACAAGAAGCAGATCCAGACCATGCTGGTCCGTCTGCTCGGTCTCGAGGCCCCGCCCCAGCCCGCCGACGCCTCCGATGCGGTGGCGATCGCCCTGACCCAGCTGTGGCGGGGACCCGGCCCGGTCGCGCTCGACGCCACCGGCGGAGCCCGTACCAGTGCCCAGTCGGTGTGGGCGCGGGCGGAGCGCGAGGCCCGACGCGCCCGGGAGCGCTCCACCTCCCGACACTGATCGAACACTCGTTCTACAGTGGTCCCGTGATCGCAACCCTGACCGGGCGAGTCGCCCGCATCGACCTCGATTCCCTCGTCCTCGACGTGGGCGGAGTGGGCTACCTCGTGCGCACGACGCCGCAGGCGCTGAGCTCCACCCGTCACGGCGCCGAGCTCACCCTGCACACCGAGCTGATCGTGCGCGAGGACTCGATGACGCTGTTCGGCTTCCCCCATCCCGAGGAGGCCGAGACCTTCCGCATCGTGCAGTCGGTCTCCGGCATCGGCCCCCGCACCGCGCTGGCGGTGCTCGCGGTCCTGGATCCCGAGGAGCTGCGCCGGGCCGTCGCCGAGCAGGACACGAAGACCATCACCCGCACCCCGGGCATCGGCCCGAAGGTCGCGGGTCGGATGCTGCTCGAGCTGGGCGGGAAGCTGCCCGCCCCCTCTCAGTCCGGCCCGGGCGGCAGCGAGGCGGCAGCCGTTCCCGCCGGCGGCGTGGACGGGGACGTGGTCGAGGCGCTGGTGGGCCTGGGCTGGCCGGAGAAGGGCGCCGCCGCGGCCGTCGAGGCCGTCCGCGCCGAGGACCAGGCCGCGCCGGATGCCGCTGATCTGCTGCGTCGGGCGCTGCGCCGTCTCGGAGGCAGCCGGTGAGCCGCGAGGACCTCACTCCGAGCGATGACCCCGCTGACGACGTGACGGCTCCCACCTCGGTGACCGATCCCGGGTCCGCGCCCCCGGAGCGCCAGGCCGAGGCCGCCCTGCGGCCGCGACGGCTCGACGAGTTCGTCGGCCAGCAGGTGGTCCGCGAGCAGCTGTCGCTGGTGCTCGACGGGGCCACCGGTCGCGGGCGCGCTCCCGAGCACATGCTGCTGTCCGGCCCGCCGGGACTCGGCAAGACCACCCTCGCCATGATCATCGCCGCCGAGCTGGGCGCCCCGCTGCGCATCACCTCGGGCCCCGCGATCCAGCACGCCGGCGACCTCGCCGCGATCCTCTCCTCGCTCGACGAGGGGGAGGTGCTCTTCCTCGACGAGATCCACCGCCTCGCCCGCCCGGCCGAGGAGATGCTGTACATCGCGATGGAAGATTTCCGGGTCGACGTCGTCGTCGGCAAGGGGGTCGGGGCGACCTCCATCCCGCTGGACCTGCCGCCCTTCACCGTGGTCGGGGCCACCACGCGCGCGGGGCTGCTGCCCGCCCCGCTGCGTGACCGCTTCGGTTTCATCGGCCACCTGGACTTCTACGCCCCCGAGGAGCTGCGCGAGGTGGTGCGGCGCTCGGCCGTGCGCCTCGAGGAGGACCTGGAGGAGGAGGCGGGGATCGAGATCGCCTCCCGCTCCCGGGGCACCCCGCGGATCGCGAACCGCCTGCTGCGCCGCGTGCGCGACTGGGCGCAGGTCAAGGGCGACGGACAGCTCGACCTCGCGGCCGCCAAGGAGGCGCTGCGCGTCT from Brachybacterium sacelli includes the following:
- a CDS encoding YebC/PmpR family DNA-binding transcriptional regulator; protein product: MSGHSKWATTKHKKAVIDAKRGKLFAKLVKNIEVAARMGGPDPAGNPTLYDAIQKAKKTSVPNDNIDRAVKRGGGLDGGGVEYETLMYEGYAPGGVAVLVECLTDNKNRAVSEVRLAFNRGGGNMADSGSVSYLFERKGVVTVPKDDLTEDTLLEVVLEAGAEEITDEGESFEILSEATDVVAVRTALQEAGIDYDSAEAQFVPTMRTPVDLDGARKALRLIDTLEDSDDVQNVFSNLDIPEDVAAQLDEAG
- the ruvC gene encoding crossover junction endodeoxyribonuclease RuvC, whose protein sequence is MTLRVLGVDPGLTRCGIGVIDSAGGRRATLVSAGVIRSESEDPIDRRLLILARGLRAAMEEHGPDVVAVERVFSQNNISTVMGTAQVSGIAIVEAAERGIPIAMHTPSEVKAAVTGSGRADKKQIQTMLVRLLGLEAPPQPADASDAVAIALTQLWRGPGPVALDATGGARTSAQSVWARAEREARRARERSTSRH
- the ruvB gene encoding Holliday junction branch migration DNA helicase RuvB, producing MTAPTSVTDPGSAPPERQAEAALRPRRLDEFVGQQVVREQLSLVLDGATGRGRAPEHMLLSGPPGLGKTTLAMIIAAELGAPLRITSGPAIQHAGDLAAILSSLDEGEVLFLDEIHRLARPAEEMLYIAMEDFRVDVVVGKGVGATSIPLDLPPFTVVGATTRAGLLPAPLRDRFGFIGHLDFYAPEELREVVRRSAVRLEEDLEEEAGIEIASRSRGTPRIANRLLRRVRDWAQVKGDGQLDLAAAKEALRVYEVDERGLDRLDRAVLGALCGRFAGGPVGLSTLAVAVGEETETVETMVEPYLVREGFLLRTPRGRAAAPAAWTHLGLQAPEGGSGTAPMLGRF
- the ruvA gene encoding Holliday junction branch migration protein RuvA, with amino-acid sequence MIATLTGRVARIDLDSLVLDVGGVGYLVRTTPQALSSTRHGAELTLHTELIVREDSMTLFGFPHPEEAETFRIVQSVSGIGPRTALAVLAVLDPEELRRAVAEQDTKTITRTPGIGPKVAGRMLLELGGKLPAPSQSGPGGSEAAAVPAGGVDGDVVEALVGLGWPEKGAAAAVEAVRAEDQAAPDAADLLRRALRRLGGSR